The Catellatospora citrea DNA segment TGGACGAGCTGCCGCAGTTGCTGAACGTGCTGCTGGGGCAGATGTCACTGGTGGGGCCGCGGCCGCCGCTGCCCTGCGAGGTCGCCGCATACGCCGACGACGTGCGGCGCAGGCTGGCGGTGAAGCCCGGCATGACAGGACTCTGGCAGGTCTCCGGGCGGTCCGACCTGCCGTGGGAGGAGGCGGTCCGGTTGGATCTCCGCTATGTCGAGAACTGGTCGATGTCCATGGACCTGCTCATCCTTCTGCGTACGCTGACCGCCGTCGCCCGTAGCTCTGGAGCGTATTGATGCCCCCGGTGGAAGACGGCGCGTTCGCCGTATGGCTGGCCCGACAGGCCGGCGACCTGCTGCTCGCCCTGCGTGACGAGCTCGGCTTCGACGACCCGGCGGGCCTGCGCGCCGCCGGTGACAAGCGGTCGCACGACCTGCTCATGACCGAGCTGTCCCGGTGGCGTCCCGCCGACGCGGTGCTGTCCGAGGAGGGTGTCGACGACCCCGTCCGGCTCACCGCCAACCGGCTGTGGATCATCGACCCGCTCGACGGGACCCGCGAGTTCGGCGAGCCGGGCCGCGCCGACTGGGCCGTGCACGTCGCGCTGTGGCGGCGCACCGGCGAGCACGAGGGTGTGCTCGCGGCGGGGGCCGTCGGCCTGCCCGCGCAGCAGCGCGTGCTCGGCAGCGAGCCGGCCGCGCCGTACCCGCCGCTGTCCCCATCGGTGGCCGCCGGCGGCCCGATCCGGATCGCGACCAGCCGCACCCGCCCGCCGTCCTTCCTCGCCGCGGTCGCCGAGCAGGTAGGCGCGGAGCTGGTGCCGATGGGCTCGGCCGGTGCCAAGATCGCGGCCGTGGTCACCGGTGAGGTCGATGCGTACCTGCACGGCGGCGGCCAGTACGAGTGGGACTCGGCGGCCCCGGTCGCCGTCGCCGCCGCGGCGGGCCTGCACACCTCGCGCATCGACGGCTCGCCGCTGGTCTACAACCAGTCGGACGCGAGCCTGCCCGATCTGCTGGTCTGTCGCCGGGATCTGGCCACCGACCTGCTGTCGGCTGTGTCACAGCATTCCTGATCCGGGTAAGCGCGACGTTTCTTGATCGGCAAGCGCGCCCGCGTGTACGTTAGATTCCCGAGTAAATCACTAGGAAAGGTCTGGACATGATCCAGCCTGCGTCTGAGCAGCCGGCTGCGTACCGGGTCTCGCACCTCGACGCTCTCGAAGCGGAGAGCATCTTCGTGATGCGGGAGGTGGTGGCGGAGTTCGAGCGTCCGGTGCTGCTGTTCTCGGGTGGCAAGGATTCGATCGTCATGCTGCGCCTGGCGCAGAAGGCGTTCGCTCCGGGCCGGATCCCTTTCCCGGTGATGCACGTCGACACCGGCCACAACTTCCCCGAGGTCATGGAGTACCGCGACCGCCGGGTGGCGGAACTCGGCCTGCAGCTGATCGTCGCGTCGGTGCCGGAGGCGCTCGCCCGCGGTCTGGTGACCGAGCCCGCCGGCGGTTCGCGTAACCGGATCCAGACGCCGGTGCTGCTGGACGCGGTGGACAAGTACCGGTTCGATGCGCTGTTCGGCGGCGCGCGCCGGGACGAGGAGAAGGCCCGCGCCAAGGAGCGCGTCTTCAGCTTCCGGGACGAGTTCGGCCAGTGGGACCCGAAGAATCAGCGTCCCGAGCTGTGGAACCTCTACAACGGCCGGCACCACCCGGGTGAGTCGATCCGGGTGTTCCCGCTGTCGAACTGGACCGAGCTGGACATCTGGCACTACATCGCGCGGGAGGAGGTCCCGCTGCCGTCGATCTACTACGCGCACGAGCGTGAAGTGGTCAGCCGGGACGGGATGCTGTTCGCGGTGAACGAGTTCATCGCGGCCAAGCCCGGGGAGAACGTGTTCAAGGCCCGGGTCCGTTACCGCACGGTCGGGGACGCCACGCTCACCGCGGCGGTCGAGTCCGAGGCGGACACGGTGGAGAAGGTGATCGCGGAGGTCGCCGCCACCCGGCTCACCGAGCGTGGCGCCACGCGTGGTGATGACAAGGTCAGTGAAGCGGCGATGGAAGACCGCAAGCGTGAGGGGTACTTCTGATGACCGCTGTTGCTGAGCCCGTGGCCGAGACCCGTTCGGCGGGCAGGGTCGACCTGCTGCGCTTCGCCACGGCCGGGTCGGTGGACGACGGCAAGTCGACGCTGATCGGCCGACTGCTGTACGACACGAAGTCGCTGTTCGAGGACCAGCTCGAAGCGGTCGAGGCGGTGTCCGCGGCCCGTGGTGACGAGTACACCAACCTGGCTCTGCTGACCGACGGCCTGCGGGCCGAGCGGGAGCAGGGCATCACCATCGACGTCGCCTACCGCTACTTCGCGACCCCGCGGCGCAAGTTCATCATCGCCGACACCCCCGGGCACATCCAGTACACCCGCAACATGGTCACCGGCGCCTCCACCGCGGACCTGGCGCTGGTCCTGGTGGACGCGCGCAAGGGCATCGTGGAGCAGTCGCGGCGGCACGCCTTCCTGTGCTCGCTGCTGCGCGTGCCGCACCTCGTGCTGTGCGTCAACAAGATGGACCTCGTCGACTTCGACCAGGCCGTCTACGACCGGATCGTCGACGAGTTCACCAGCTTCGCCGCGAAACTCGACATCACCGACCTCGCGATCATCCCGATCAGCGCGCTCAACGGCGACAACATCGCCACCCGGTCGGCGAACATGCCGTGGTACGAGGGCCCGAGCCTGCTGCACCACCTGGAGCACGTGCACATCGCGTCGGATCGCAACCTCGTCGACGTGCGTTTCCCGGTCCAGTACGTGATCCGCCCGCAGTCCACGACCGTGACCGACTACCGCGGCTACGCGGGTCAGGTCGCCTCGGGCATCCTGAAGCCCGGTGACGAGGTCATGGTGCTGCCCTCCGGCCTGACCACGAGGATCGCAGGCATCGACACCGCCGACGGACCGGTCGCCGAGGCGTTCCCGCCGATGAGTGTGACCGTCCGGCTCGAGGACGAGATCGACGTCTCCCGCGGTGACATGATCTGCCGGCCGCACAACGCGCCCACCCCCGCCCAGGACATCGAGGCGCTGGTCTGCTGGATGGACGACAAGCCGCTGACCGTCGGGGCCAAGTACACGGTCAAGCACACGACCCGTACCGCCCGCGCCATCGTCAAGGGCCTGCAGTACCGGCTCGACGTCAACACCCTGCACCGCGACGAGACCGCCGCGCAGCTCGGGTTGAACGACATCGGCCGCATCCGGCTGCGCACCACGGTCCCGCTGATGGCCGACGAGTACCGCCGCAACCGCACCACCGGCGGGTTCATCATCATCGACGAGGCCAGCAACCGCACCGTCGCCGCCGGCATGATCATCGAAGCCGCCTGACCGGGCCGCACGAGCACCGCGGAACCGCACCCACCCGACCCCGGGCAGGTGCGGTTCCGCATGTCAGCACCCGCCGTGCGTTTCCGGGTCAGCCGGTGATGCCGTAGCTGACGTAGCCGTCGACCTCGTGGAAGCCGAGGCTGCGGTAGAGGGCGCGGGCGGCGGTGTTGTCGTGCTCCGTCTGCAGGGAGATCCGGCGCGCCTGCGCGGCGCGGGCGGCCGCCACGGCGTGGGCCACCAGCGCTCGGGCGTGGCCGCTGCCGCGGTGCTCCGGTGGCACGTACAGGTCGCGGATCATCCAGAACGTGCCGAGCGTCAGGGACGCGGGCATCACCAGCGCCGTGAGCAGCCCGCGGGGGCGTCCCTCGACGAAGGCGGCGCTGATCCGCAGACCCGAGGAGCCCGCCTGCTCCTGCAGCCACTGCCGGGTCGCGCCGTATCCCCGCTGCTGTCCGTAGTGCGCGCGGTAGTCGTCGAACAGCCCCGCGACCGCGCCGAACGCGGCGTCGGACGGGCTCACCCAGGTGATCATTCGCGCGACGCCACCGCCGACCGGATCGCGGTGACCGCGGCGGCCAGCTCGGCGACGATGCCGGCCAGGCTGCCGCCGTCGGCGCCGGACAGGTTGACCGTACGCAGCTCGTCCGGCTTGGGCAGCTTGGCGACGATCTCCGGCAGCCGCGCGATCAGCTCGGCCTGCACCGCCTCGGGCGAGCGCCCGTTGGCGATGTCCTGGCTGACCCGGTCGCGCTCCAGCTCCAGCAGCGCGGCGGCATGCAACTGCTCGGCGCGGTCGCGGGCGACGGCCAGCTCGTGGTCCAGGGTGAGGCGCTGCAGCGTCTGCTCCAGCTCCAGGCGCAGCCGGCGCATCTCGGTCTCCTGCGCGTGCCGCTGCTGCTCCAGCTCCAGTTCGTGCAGCGTGGTCTCGCTGGCCTGGCTGGCCAGCGCGCGGGCGTCGGCCTGCTCGCGCTCGCCCCGGCGCAGCCGCTCGGTGGCGTCCCGGTCGAAAGCGGCGGCGGCGTTGCGGGCCTTGAGGTCGGCGAGCTCGCGGTCGTTCTCCAGGCGCTGCAACTGGTCCAGGCGCTGGGAGGCCAGCTCCCGGCCGGTGATGATCTCCTGCGCGCCGAGCTCGGCGAGCCGGGCGAGCTGGCCCTGCTCGGAGCGGAACGGCTTCTGCAGGTTCTCCCAGAGCCGGGCCGAGGTGACCACCGCCTCCTTGATCTGCACGGTGACGATGCGCAGGCCGAGGCCGGTGTCGCTGTCGCCCGCGCCTTCCGCCACGCCGCGCAGGCGTGCGGTCAGCTCCTCGATGATGGGCTGCTTGTCGCTGAGCACCTCGTGCACGCTCATCGTGGCGACCTTGTCCTTGATCGCCGCTTCGGCCTGCTCCTTCAGCTGGAGGTTGACCAGGCGCATCGGGTCGGAGGCGTCGCCGAAGTCGAGCTTGCGGTAGGCGGTGGCGATGTCCTGGACGATCCACTGGACGTACGCCTGGACGAGCACGCCCTGCAGCTCGCGGCAGATGCAGAAGGCGTTGAGCAGGATGGTCTGCATGGTGCCGGGCACCACGAGGTAGGAGTCGGTGGCCGACCGGTACCGGAAGGACGTGCCGAGTCCCAGGTGCAGCGGCTTCTCGCGGCCGCGCCGGGTGTGCACGACGAACGCGTTCGGCGGCACGAGCACGGTCTTCCACGGGCCGAAGCCGGTGACGCGTACGTCGACGGCCGTGGGCGGGGTGGTCGCCGCCTCGGCGGCGCTGCGCCGGGCCCGGTTGCTGGTGTCGCCGCCGCCACCGCCGGGTGCCGGGGCCTGGGCCATCGGGGCCTTCTTGACCCGCAGGTCCTGCTCCAGTTGTGCCGACTGGGCCACGACCTGGTCGAGGTAGGTGTTGCGCTCCGCGGAAGCCATGCGCGGCATCCTGCCGCATGCCCGCAAGACCGTCCACTGTGGTGTCGGGAAGGACACCGTCCCGCCGTGTGACAGCGGTTCAGCGCACGCGTCCCGCCTGCTCAGCCGTGGTCACCTGTTAAGAAGGGCACCTTCTGCCACGCGGAGCGTGGTGAAGGTGCCCTTCCTTTGCTCAGGACAGGCGGTGGGCGCCGGGGGAAGGGAGGGCGAGGAAGGTGGCGGGCGGACGGAAGCCGCGAGCGGCGAAGGCGGCGGTGACCGCGTCGGCCACGGTGGCCGCCTTTTCGGCCTCCACCAGGGCCAGGACGCAGCCGCCGAAGCCGCCGCCGGTCATCCGCGCGCCGTACGCGCCGGCGGCCAGGGCCGTCTCGACGGCTTCGTCCACTTCGGGCACCGTGATCTCGAAGTCGTCGCGCATCGAGGCGTGCGAGGCGGTCATCAGCGGGCCGATCTCGCGCAACCGGCCCTCGCGGAGCAGCGCTATGGTGTCCAGGACGCGGGCGTTCTCGGTGACGACGTGGCGGGCGCGGCGGAACAGCAGCTCGTCGTCCAGCCGGGACAGGTCGTCGAGGGTGGCGTCGCGCAGTGCGGCGACGCCGAGCAGCGCGGCGGCCCGCTCGCACGCGGCCCGGCGGGCGGCGTACTCGCCGTCGACCAGCTGGTGCGGGGCGCGGCTGTCGACGACGAGGATGGCCAGGCCCTGACCGGCCAGGTCGAGCGGGACGTGCTCGGTGGCCATGCTGCGGCAGTCGAGGAACAGCGCGTGGCCCTCGCGGCACAGCGTCGAGGCGGACTGGTCCATCACCCCGCAGGGCACGCCGACGTACACGTTCTCGGCGCGCTGGGCCAGCAGGGGCCGCTGCTCCAGCGGGATGTCGAGCCCGCCGAGGTCGGCCAGCGCGGACAGCACCGCGCATTCCAGGGCCGCCGACGAGGACAGCCCCGCCCCGCCCGGCACGTCGGAGTCGATGGACAGCCGCGCGCCGGGCACCTCGTGACCGGCCTCACGCAGCACCCAGACCACCGCGGCCACGTATGCGGCCCAGCCGGTGACCGGCTCGGACAGGTCGAAGGTGACCGTCTGCCCGGTCAGCGTCGAGGTGACGGTCCACTCGGGACGGTCGAGCCGGGTCGCGGTGACGACGGTGCGCTGCGGCAGCGCGAACGGCAGCACGAAGCCGTCGTTGTAGTCGGTGTGCTCGCCGATCAGGTTGATCCGGCCGGGCGCGGCCCATACGCCCTGGTCGACGGTCGTCACAGCCCGCTCCGGAAGAAGGTCCAGGCGTCGGCGACGATGTCGCGCAGGTCGGGCTTGGCGGGCGTCCAGCCGAGTTCGGCCCGGGCCTTCGCCGACGAGGCGACCAGCTCGGCCGGGTCCCCCGGGCGGCGCGGGGCCATCTCCACCGGCAGCGGGTGGCCGGTGACCTCGCGCACCGCGTCGACGACCTCCTTGCAGGAGAAGCCGGTGCCGTTGCCGAGGTTGTAGATCCGGTGCTCGCCGGGGCGGGCCGCCTCCAGCGCCAGCAGGTGGGCCTGGGCCAGGTCGCCGACGTGGATGTAGTCGCGGATGCAGGTGCCGTCGGGGGTGGGGTAGTCGTCGCCGAAGATGGCGAGCTTCTCCCGCTGGCCGGCCGCGACCTGCAACGCGATCGGGATCAGGTGGGTCTCCGGGTCGTGCCGCTCACCGATCATCGAGCCGTCCGGCAGCACCAGCGCGCCGGCCACGTTGAAGTAGCGCAGGCTGACCGCGGCCAGGTCGTGGGCGTGCGCCTCGGAGGCGATGGCCATGTCGACGGCGAGCTTGGTCGCGCCGTACGTGTTGACGGGCTTGGTGATCGCGGTCTCGGTCAGCGGCAGCTCGGACGGGTCGCCGTAGGTGGCCGCGGTGGAGGAGAACACCAGGCGCTTCACCCCGGCGGCGCGCATCGCGTCGAGCAGCGCCAGCGAGCCGACGGTGTTGTTGTCCCAGTGCAGCTCGGGCCGCACCATCGACTCGCCGGCCGCGATCAGGCCGGCGAAGTGCAGCACGGCGTCGAACCCGGCGTCGGGGGTGAGCACGGTGGCGGCGTCGTGGATGCGCGCCTGCACCAGGCGCGCGCCCGCGGGCACCTGCGAGGCGTCGTTGCGGGAGAGATCGTCGAGCACCACGACCTCGTGGCCGGCGTCGACGAGCAGCCGCGCCACGGCGCTGCCGACGTATCCGGCACCCCCGGTGACCAGTAACTTCATGTAAGACGCTCCCTCAACTGCTGGTGCGGGCCAGCCTAGCCCGCGCCGTGACACCCGTGTCGTTGTCGCTATCTCATCACATTCAAACATAAAACAACAGGCTTCAACGCTCCCGGGTGCGGCCGGTCGGGCGGCCGGGCACCCGCGAATTCCGGGAAATCGCCGTTCCCGGCCTGCCTGTGCCCCTCGTCATGCGGGCAGGACGATCCGGGAACGCTAATATGCGGCCATGTCCGTGCCCCGGCAGAACACCCCCCGCCAGCGGGATACCCATGGCCGCGAGCCGCGCCGACGGGAGCCCCGGTTACGTCCGCCCGGGCGGATGGCCCGTGCCGTGGCGCCGGCCATCGTGCGGGCCGCCGACGCGCTGACCCGCTGGACGAGCCGCGTGCTGGGGGTCGAGGCGACCGCCGGGCGTGAGCAGATCACCGAGGCCGAGCTGCGCGAGCTGGTCGCCGTGAACACCGCGCTGGATCCGGAGGAGCGCCACATCATCAGCAAGGCGCTGTCGCGCTCCGCGGCCACGCTGCGCGAGGTGATGGTGCCCCGCACCGAGGTGTGGTTCCTGACCGTGGGCATGACCGTCGCGGAGGCGATCGCCGAGGCCCGCGAGGCCGGGCACACCCGCATGCCGATCGCCGACGGCAGCCACGACGACGTGGTGGGCTTCGTCCACCTGCGCGACCTGCTCTGGGACGAGCGGCCGGAGCGCTCGGTGCGGGAGCTGTCCCGCGAGATCAAGCGGCTGCCCGCCAGCAAGCCGGTGCTCGCCGCGCTGTCGGAGATGCGCCGGGAGCGGCACACCATCGCCGTGGTCGTCGACGAGTACGGCGGCACCGCCGGCATCGTGACCCTGGAGGACCTGATCGAGGAGCTGGTCGGGGAGATCCACGACGAGTACGACGACACCCCCGCCGCCCACGCCCCGGGCGGGCCCGCGCCGGACGAGGTCGACGGCATGCTCAACCTCGCCGACTTCGCCGAGCGCACCGGCATCACGCTGCCCGCCGGGCCGTACGAGACGGTGGGCGGCTTCCTGATGAGCGCGCTGGGCCGGCTGCCCGCCGCGGGGGACAGCGCCACGCTGGAGGCCTACCGGCTGACCGTGCTCGCCCTGGACGGCCGCCGGGTCGCCCGGGTCCGGCTCACGCCCGTGGACCTGACCCCGCTGGAGCCGGCCCCGGCCGACCCGCTCCCGGTGGACCCGACCCCGCTGTCCGACCCGGCCTGACCGCCGCGGCGGCGGGCGGGTCAGCGGATGGGCAGCTTGTGCCAGGTCTGGCCGTCCGTGGAGACGGCCGTCCAGCCCGCGCGGAACAGGTCGAGCGCGACGTAGCCGTCGGTCGTGGCGCGCAGCTCGCCGACCGTCGGCAGGGTGCCGCCCGCCTGGACGAAGCTCGCGCCCAGGTCGCCGCTGACGTAGAACCGGCTCTCCGGACCGGCCACCAGGATGCGGCCGTCGGGCAGGTAGACCGGCTCGCCGACGGGCGCGAAGCCGGCCCCGCCGGAGACGCGTACGGGCACGCGGCCCGCGTACACGGAGATGATCTTGTTGTCTTTCAGGGCGAACGCCAGCACGTCCTCGCCGCGCACGGTGGCGGTGACCCGGTCCGCGCCCGCCGCGCCCGGCAGTTCGTGGCGCTGCCACTGCGCGCCGTCGGCGGTCGAGGCCAGGTAGGCCGTGCCGCCGTCCAGCCCGGCCACCCACGCCAGGCCCGACGGGGTGCGGCCGCGCGCGGCCCAGGTGACCGTGAGCCCGGGGTCGCCGGGCGCGACGGGCGGCTTCGCGCCGGTGTCGGCCACGATCTGCCAGGTCTGGCCGCCGTCGGCGGTGCGGGCGAAGGTCGGCCGGCAGCTGGGCAGCTCCCGGCTGCCGCAGCTGGTACGCAGCCAGCCGGCCGCGCCGTCGAGCTCGAACTCGGTGATGAAGCCCGGCACGTCCGGGGCGGTGGCGGGGTTGAAGATGCCGTCGATGACCAGGCCGGCCCCGGAGCCCGAGCCCGAGTACACGGGCGCGGGCGGCGCGGTGACCGAGGCGCTCGGCGAGGTGGCCGTGTCGTCCGGTGACAGCTGCGGCCGCCACGGCTGGAACACGCCCGCGGCGGCGATGAGCAGCACCGCGGCGGCGCTGGCGGCCTGCGCGGTGCGGCGGCGGGCCTTGATCCGGCCCGCGCGGACCCGCACCTGCTCCAGCGGCGGCGCCTCGACGTCGTCGAGCAGCCCCCGCAGCGCGTCCCGGCCCCGGGAGAGCCGTGACTTGACCGTGCCCACGGGGACCTCCAGCAGTTCGGCGACCTCGTCCAGGGGCAGATCGGCGAGGTAGTGCAGGACGACGACCTCGCGGTACCGGCTCGGGATGGCGGCCAGCGCCGCGCGCAGATCGGTGTTGTCGGGCTCCGGCGCGGCCGCGGTGACCCGGGTCAGCGGCCGCTCCCGCAGCAGGATGGTGTCCAGCAGCTGGCGGCGCCGCCAGCGGCGGCGCACCACGTTGATGGCGACGGTACGCAGCCACGCCTCCGGCGCGTCCACATCGCTCAGGCCGTGCCGCCGGGCCAGCGC contains these protein-coding regions:
- a CDS encoding 3'(2'),5'-bisphosphate nucleotidase CysQ — protein: MPPVEDGAFAVWLARQAGDLLLALRDELGFDDPAGLRAAGDKRSHDLLMTELSRWRPADAVLSEEGVDDPVRLTANRLWIIDPLDGTREFGEPGRADWAVHVALWRRTGEHEGVLAAGAVGLPAQQRVLGSEPAAPYPPLSPSVAAGGPIRIATSRTRPPSFLAAVAEQVGAELVPMGSAGAKIAAVVTGEVDAYLHGGGQYEWDSAAPVAVAAAAGLHTSRIDGSPLVYNQSDASLPDLLVCRRDLATDLLSAVSQHS
- the cysD gene encoding sulfate adenylyltransferase subunit CysD, encoding MIQPASEQPAAYRVSHLDALEAESIFVMREVVAEFERPVLLFSGGKDSIVMLRLAQKAFAPGRIPFPVMHVDTGHNFPEVMEYRDRRVAELGLQLIVASVPEALARGLVTEPAGGSRNRIQTPVLLDAVDKYRFDALFGGARRDEEKARAKERVFSFRDEFGQWDPKNQRPELWNLYNGRHHPGESIRVFPLSNWTELDIWHYIAREEVPLPSIYYAHEREVVSRDGMLFAVNEFIAAKPGENVFKARVRYRTVGDATLTAAVESEADTVEKVIAEVAATRLTERGATRGDDKVSEAAMEDRKREGYF
- the cysN gene encoding sulfate adenylyltransferase subunit CysN — its product is MTAVAEPVAETRSAGRVDLLRFATAGSVDDGKSTLIGRLLYDTKSLFEDQLEAVEAVSAARGDEYTNLALLTDGLRAEREQGITIDVAYRYFATPRRKFIIADTPGHIQYTRNMVTGASTADLALVLVDARKGIVEQSRRHAFLCSLLRVPHLVLCVNKMDLVDFDQAVYDRIVDEFTSFAAKLDITDLAIIPISALNGDNIATRSANMPWYEGPSLLHHLEHVHIASDRNLVDVRFPVQYVIRPQSTTVTDYRGYAGQVASGILKPGDEVMVLPSGLTTRIAGIDTADGPVAEAFPPMSVTVRLEDEIDVSRGDMICRPHNAPTPAQDIEALVCWMDDKPLTVGAKYTVKHTTRTARAIVKGLQYRLDVNTLHRDETAAQLGLNDIGRIRLRTTVPLMADEYRRNRTTGGFIIIDEASNRTVAAGMIIEAA
- a CDS encoding GNAT family N-acetyltransferase, with protein sequence MSPSDAAFGAVAGLFDDYRAHYGQQRGYGATRQWLQEQAGSSGLRISAAFVEGRPRGLLTALVMPASLTLGTFWMIRDLYVPPEHRGSGHARALVAHAVAAARAAQARRISLQTEHDNTAARALYRSLGFHEVDGYVSYGITG
- a CDS encoding SPFH domain-containing protein codes for the protein MASAERNTYLDQVVAQSAQLEQDLRVKKAPMAQAPAPGGGGGDTSNRARRSAAEAATTPPTAVDVRVTGFGPWKTVLVPPNAFVVHTRRGREKPLHLGLGTSFRYRSATDSYLVVPGTMQTILLNAFCICRELQGVLVQAYVQWIVQDIATAYRKLDFGDASDPMRLVNLQLKEQAEAAIKDKVATMSVHEVLSDKQPIIEELTARLRGVAEGAGDSDTGLGLRIVTVQIKEAVVTSARLWENLQKPFRSEQGQLARLAELGAQEIITGRELASQRLDQLQRLENDRELADLKARNAAAAFDRDATERLRRGEREQADARALASQASETTLHELELEQQRHAQETEMRRLRLELEQTLQRLTLDHELAVARDRAEQLHAAALLELERDRVSQDIANGRSPEAVQAELIARLPEIVAKLPKPDELRTVNLSGADGGSLAGIVAELAAAVTAIRSAVASRE
- the galK gene encoding galactokinase, with protein sequence MTTVDQGVWAAPGRINLIGEHTDYNDGFVLPFALPQRTVVTATRLDRPEWTVTSTLTGQTVTFDLSEPVTGWAAYVAAVVWVLREAGHEVPGARLSIDSDVPGGAGLSSSAALECAVLSALADLGGLDIPLEQRPLLAQRAENVYVGVPCGVMDQSASTLCREGHALFLDCRSMATEHVPLDLAGQGLAILVVDSRAPHQLVDGEYAARRAACERAAALLGVAALRDATLDDLSRLDDELLFRRARHVVTENARVLDTIALLREGRLREIGPLMTASHASMRDDFEITVPEVDEAVETALAAGAYGARMTGGGFGGCVLALVEAEKAATVADAVTAAFAARGFRPPATFLALPSPGAHRLS
- the galE gene encoding UDP-glucose 4-epimerase GalE, with the protein product MKLLVTGGAGYVGSAVARLLVDAGHEVVVLDDLSRNDASQVPAGARLVQARIHDAATVLTPDAGFDAVLHFAGLIAAGESMVRPELHWDNNTVGSLALLDAMRAAGVKRLVFSSTAATYGDPSELPLTETAITKPVNTYGATKLAVDMAIASEAHAHDLAAVSLRYFNVAGALVLPDGSMIGERHDPETHLIPIALQVAAGQREKLAIFGDDYPTPDGTCIRDYIHVGDLAQAHLLALEAARPGEHRIYNLGNGTGFSCKEVVDAVREVTGHPLPVEMAPRRPGDPAELVASSAKARAELGWTPAKPDLRDIVADAWTFFRSGL
- a CDS encoding hemolysin family protein, coding for MARAVAPAIVRAADALTRWTSRVLGVEATAGREQITEAELRELVAVNTALDPEERHIISKALSRSAATLREVMVPRTEVWFLTVGMTVAEAIAEAREAGHTRMPIADGSHDDVVGFVHLRDLLWDERPERSVRELSREIKRLPASKPVLAALSEMRRERHTIAVVVDEYGGTAGIVTLEDLIEELVGEIHDEYDDTPAAHAPGGPAPDEVDGMLNLADFAERTGITLPAGPYETVGGFLMSALGRLPAAGDSATLEAYRLTVLALDGRRVARVRLTPVDLTPLEPAPADPLPVDPTPLSDPA
- a CDS encoding RNA polymerase sigma factor, whose amino-acid sequence is MTAQDELGELYHAGYRRLVAQVYAFTTDLTEAQDAVQEAFARALARRHGLSDVDAPEAWLRTVAINVVRRRWRRRQLLDTILLRERPLTRVTAAAPEPDNTDLRAALAAIPSRYREVVVLHYLADLPLDEVAELLEVPVGTVKSRLSRGRDALRGLLDDVEAPPLEQVRVRAGRIKARRRTAQAASAAAVLLIAAAGVFQPWRPQLSPDDTATSPSASVTAPPAPVYSGSGSGAGLVIDGIFNPATAPDVPGFITEFELDGAAGWLRTSCGSRELPSCRPTFARTADGGQTWQIVADTGAKPPVAPGDPGLTVTWAARGRTPSGLAWVAGLDGGTAYLASTADGAQWQRHELPGAAGADRVTATVRGEDVLAFALKDNKIISVYAGRVPVRVSGGAGFAPVGEPVYLPDGRILVAGPESRFYVSGDLGASFVQAGGTLPTVGELRATTDGYVALDLFRAGWTAVSTDGQTWHKLPIR